In one window of Streptomyces sp. NBC_01224 DNA:
- a CDS encoding bifunctional glycosyltransferase family 2/GtrA family protein, with protein sequence MRTDTPWSTLPARDHLLAGVVDAAGAPVLDVVVPVYNEEKDLEPCVLRLHDHLARTFPYAFRITVADNASTDRTPQVAARLAAALPRVRSRRLEEKGRGRALRTVWSHSDAPVLAYMDVDLSTDLNALLPLVAPLISGHSDLAIGSRLARSSRVVRGSKREFISRAYNLVLRSSLAARFSDAQCGFKAIRREVAQRLLPMVEDTGWFFDTEMLVLAERAGLRIHEVPVDWVDDPDSTVHIVRTATEDLKGVWRVGRALAVGALPLDRLARPFGDDPRDRALSGVPRGLARQLVGFCVVGALSTLFYLALYSLFRLGFGPQIANGGALLVSAVANTAANRRLTFGVRGRGGAVRHQAQGLVVFVIGLALTSGSLAALGAASGSPSHGTELAVLITANLAATVLRFLLFRAWVFPERASGAPAASAATAAFAAPASAGRADDTHHELGNTR encoded by the coding sequence ATGCGAACCGACACTCCTTGGAGCACCCTGCCGGCCCGGGACCATCTCCTCGCCGGAGTGGTCGATGCGGCAGGTGCCCCCGTACTCGATGTGGTGGTACCCGTCTACAACGAGGAGAAGGACCTCGAACCGTGTGTGCTGCGCCTGCACGACCATCTGGCGCGCACCTTCCCGTACGCCTTCCGGATCACCGTCGCGGACAACGCGAGCACCGACCGGACACCGCAGGTGGCGGCCCGGCTCGCGGCGGCGCTGCCCCGGGTGCGGTCCCGCCGGCTGGAGGAGAAGGGCCGCGGGCGGGCGCTGCGCACCGTCTGGTCGCACTCGGACGCCCCGGTCCTGGCGTACATGGACGTCGATCTCTCCACCGACCTCAACGCGCTGCTGCCGCTGGTCGCACCGCTGATCTCGGGCCACTCGGACCTGGCGATCGGCTCCCGGCTGGCCCGTAGCTCGCGGGTGGTGCGCGGATCGAAGCGGGAGTTCATCTCGCGCGCCTACAACCTCGTTCTCCGCTCGTCGCTGGCCGCCCGGTTCAGCGATGCGCAGTGCGGATTCAAGGCCATCCGACGTGAGGTCGCGCAGCGGCTGCTGCCGATGGTCGAGGACACGGGTTGGTTCTTCGACACCGAGATGCTGGTGCTCGCCGAGCGCGCCGGGCTGCGTATCCACGAGGTGCCGGTCGACTGGGTCGACGATCCCGACTCCACCGTCCACATCGTGCGGACCGCGACCGAGGATCTGAAAGGGGTGTGGCGGGTGGGGCGGGCGCTGGCGGTCGGCGCACTGCCGCTGGACCGGCTGGCGAGGCCCTTCGGGGACGATCCGCGCGACCGCGCTCTGAGCGGGGTGCCGCGCGGCCTGGCCCGGCAGCTCGTCGGATTCTGTGTCGTCGGCGCGCTTTCCACGCTCTTCTATCTCGCCCTGTACTCGCTCTTCCGGCTGGGTTTCGGCCCGCAGATCGCCAACGGCGGCGCGCTGCTGGTGTCCGCCGTCGCCAATACGGCGGCCAACCGGAGGCTCACCTTCGGCGTACGCGGCCGGGGCGGAGCCGTACGCCACCAGGCGCAGGGCCTGGTCGTCTTCGTCATCGGTCTCGCGCTGACCAGCGGCTCGCTGGCCGCACTGGGAGCGGCGTCCGGATCGCCGTCGCACGGCACGGAACTCGCCGTACTGATCACGGCCAACCTCGCGGCGACGGTGCTGCGGTTCCTGCTCTTCCGCGCCTGGGTCTTCCCGGAGCGGGCCTCCGGGGCGCCTGCGGCTTCAGCGGCTACCGCGGCCTTCGCGGCTCCCGCCTCGGCCGGGCGCGCCGATGACACTCACCACGAACTGGGGAACACCCGATGA